In one window of uncultured Acetobacteroides sp. DNA:
- a CDS encoding DUF2809 domain-containing protein, translating to MAVYLPDFINLGLGDTLWAVMVYLLFATAFCRWSIVRTALVALAFCYLIEISQLYHAPWIDAIRANRLGGLVLGFGFLWSDIIAYTLGVGSAVLFESFAHRVPLLRNHLYKDR from the coding sequence ATGGCGGTATACCTTCCTGATTTTATAAACCTTGGTTTGGGCGATACGCTTTGGGCTGTGATGGTTTATCTTTTATTTGCCACCGCTTTTTGCAGATGGAGCATCGTTCGTACTGCTCTTGTTGCCCTTGCCTTTTGTTACCTTATCGAGATATCGCAGCTCTACCATGCGCCATGGATTGATGCAATTAGGGCTAACCGCTTGGGTGGTCTCGTGCTAGGCTTCGGCTTTCTCTGGTCCGATATCATCGCCTATACGCTGGGTGTGGGGAGTGCGGTATTGTTCGAATCGTTTGCGCACAGGGTGCCGCTTCTTAGAAATCATTTATATAAGGATAGATAA
- a CDS encoding MBL fold metallo-hydrolase — MKVTTLVENLTYKSGLLAEHGLSFYIETANRKILFDTGQSDVFVRNALAMGIDLTEVDAVVISHGHYDHAGGLNTFLRLNQKAKVYLKRAALFDKYSGTSRYVGAAADACLASGRLVFVDDLQELDQGLFIIPQTPIVNPADTHFKGFLVKKETLFEEDTFVDELFLVADSVDGISIISSCSHRGITNMVEAAISAFKKKIKAVVGGFHLLGCTPEQLEATICYFEQLAPKSLGICHCTGIDRYGAFVQRLGSVVFYNSTGTTFEL, encoded by the coding sequence ATGAAAGTTACCACCCTAGTCGAAAACCTCACCTACAAGTCGGGACTATTAGCCGAGCATGGGCTGTCGTTCTACATCGAAACGGCGAATAGAAAGATTCTCTTCGATACCGGGCAATCCGATGTTTTTGTGCGCAACGCTCTAGCGATGGGCATCGATCTCACCGAGGTGGATGCGGTGGTGATCAGCCACGGGCATTACGACCATGCGGGTGGGCTAAACACGTTTCTACGTCTTAACCAAAAGGCGAAGGTGTACCTCAAGCGGGCTGCACTGTTCGATAAGTACAGCGGCACCTCCCGCTATGTTGGTGCTGCGGCGGATGCCTGCTTGGCATCAGGGCGTCTCGTTTTTGTCGATGACCTACAGGAACTCGATCAGGGGCTATTCATCATCCCTCAAACCCCAATTGTTAATCCTGCAGATACCCACTTCAAGGGTTTCCTAGTCAAAAAGGAGACCTTGTTTGAGGAGGACACCTTCGTGGATGAGCTCTTCCTTGTTGCCGATTCGGTTGATGGCATCTCCATTATCAGCAGCTGTTCGCACAGGGGCATTACCAACATGGTTGAGGCGGCAATATCAGCATTTAAGAAGAAGATAAAAGCGGTAGTGGGTGGATTTCATCTGTTAGGATGCACCCCAGAGCAGCTGGAGGCGACGATTTGCTACTTCGAGCAGCTGGCGCCTAAGTCGCTTGGCATCTGCCACTGCACCGGCATCGATCGATATGGTGCATTTGTACAGCGGTTGGGGAGCGTGGTTTTCTACAATTCGACAGGAACCACCTTCGAGTTGTAG
- a CDS encoding NifB/NifX family molybdenum-iron cluster-binding protein gives MKIALPTRGTRIDDHFGHCEMYTVFTVSENREIVATETIPSPQGCGCKSNIASVLQAQGVVVMLAGNMGAGALNVLSNHGIQVVRGCSGEVKTVAEAWLKGELTDSGVGCSHTHDDGHVCNH, from the coding sequence ATGAAAATTGCACTACCAACAAGAGGTACCCGTATCGACGATCACTTTGGTCACTGCGAGATGTACACCGTATTTACAGTAAGCGAAAACCGCGAAATTGTGGCTACCGAAACTATCCCATCGCCACAGGGCTGCGGGTGTAAGTCTAACATTGCATCGGTGCTGCAGGCGCAGGGCGTTGTGGTGATGCTCGCTGGCAACATGGGGGCTGGTGCGCTCAACGTGCTTAGCAACCACGGTATTCAGGTGGTTCGTGGCTGCTCGGGCGAGGTGAAGACCGTAGCCGAAGCATGGCTAAAAGGCGAGCTCACCGACTCGGGCGTGGGCTGCTCGCACACGCATGACGATGGGCATGTGTGCAACCACTAG
- a CDS encoding NifB/NifX family molybdenum-iron cluster-binding protein: MILGIAASQNTVSSPIDLHFGRCCWFCIYNTETGAITFLENPCHSEAKHAGLQVAEMLEQHGVTVVVAGRFGNKVVELLRGKEIQLVVTPEGKTVEDIINRTK, encoded by the coding sequence ATGATTCTAGGAATAGCCGCAAGCCAAAATACCGTAAGCTCTCCCATCGACCTGCACTTTGGTAGATGCTGCTGGTTTTGCATCTACAATACGGAAACAGGAGCAATTACCTTTTTGGAGAATCCTTGTCATTCTGAGGCGAAGCATGCAGGATTGCAGGTTGCCGAAATGCTGGAGCAGCATGGGGTAACCGTTGTGGTGGCAGGTCGCTTTGGCAACAAGGTGGTGGAGCTGCTTCGGGGCAAGGAAATTCAGCTAGTTGTTACCCCAGAGGGGAAAACCGTTGAGGATATTATTAACCGTACAAAATAA
- a CDS encoding DUF134 domain-containing protein — MARIKKSRLIQRAPSFGGFTPFGVQQSISKEVVVSYEEYEAFTLCDYELLKHEEAAGLMGVSRPTFTRIYSSARRKLAQALAEAATIRIEGGSVEMATRWFHCSACSIDFNTEGEADARCPLCSSSNVTQNR; from the coding sequence ATGGCACGGATAAAGAAGAGCAGGCTAATACAGCGAGCCCCCAGCTTTGGAGGGTTTACTCCTTTTGGGGTACAGCAGAGCATCTCCAAAGAGGTGGTGGTTTCCTACGAGGAGTATGAGGCTTTTACCCTATGCGACTACGAGCTGCTGAAGCACGAGGAGGCTGCCGGGCTGATGGGCGTGTCGCGCCCCACCTTTACCCGTATCTACAGCAGCGCCCGCCGCAAGCTGGCGCAGGCGCTGGCTGAAGCTGCTACCATCAGAATAGAGGGGGGAAGCGTAGAGATGGCTACTCGTTGGTTTCACTGTAGCGCATGCAGTATCGACTTTAATACCGAAGGGGAAGCAGATGCTCGCTGTCCGCTATGCTCGAGCAGCAACGTAACACAAAATCGTTAA
- a CDS encoding TIGR00266 family protein encodes METTEKRGFEYKFDCKPDYGFITVTIPSDVKLKVEAAAMATMDTNIEMKTKFKGGFSRFLGGESIFINEFTARNGAGQIQIAPACPGDVEHVYLDNEVIYLQNTAFVASADTVTVESKFQGLAKGFFSGEKLFLIKCSGTGDLWFNSYGGIIPIDVEDGYVVDTGHIVAFTEGLDYQVSKVGGYKSLFFSGEGLVCRFSGKGKVWIQTRKIQPFLSWVNPFRPKKNN; translated from the coding sequence ATGGAAACAACAGAAAAACGTGGGTTTGAGTATAAGTTCGACTGCAAGCCCGACTACGGTTTTATCACCGTAACCATTCCTTCGGATGTAAAGCTTAAGGTAGAGGCTGCCGCAATGGCAACCATGGACACCAACATCGAGATGAAGACCAAGTTTAAGGGGGGCTTTTCGCGCTTCCTTGGTGGGGAGTCCATCTTTATAAACGAGTTTACGGCTCGCAATGGAGCTGGGCAGATTCAGATTGCCCCCGCTTGCCCTGGCGATGTCGAGCATGTGTACCTCGACAACGAGGTGATCTACCTGCAGAATACCGCCTTCGTTGCCTCCGCCGATACCGTTACCGTAGAGTCGAAGTTCCAGGGGCTAGCCAAGGGGTTCTTCTCGGGCGAGAAGCTCTTCCTTATTAAGTGCTCGGGTACTGGCGACCTATGGTTTAACTCGTACGGCGGCATTATCCCTATTGATGTGGAAGATGGCTACGTGGTAGATACCGGACATATTGTTGCCTTTACCGAAGGGCTCGACTACCAGGTGTCGAAGGTGGGTGGCTACAAGTCGCTTTTCTTCTCGGGCGAAGGTCTTGTTTGCCGTTTTAGCGGTAAGGGAAAGGTTTGGATTCAAACCCGAAAGATCCAGCCATTCCTATCGTGGGTTAACCCTTTCCGACCAAAGAAGAATAATTAG
- a CDS encoding TIGR00266 family protein, translating into MDNYTATAATTMKVELQMRPGSSAAKITLAPNEQVTAEGGAMIAMSPNLQMTTSTHTKQSGGFIRGLKRMISGESFFLNHYNGGAQGGTLWLGATQAGDMMVHELNGEGIIVQGGSYVASTPDINIDSSWQGFKSLVSKEALFWLKVSGRGTVVVNSFGAIYPIKVNGEYIVDTGHIVAFEESLNFSLTKAGKSWMSSFLGGEGLVCKFKGNGTVWVQSHNSSSFGSILGPKLKPRK; encoded by the coding sequence ATGGATAACTATACAGCTACCGCAGCCACCACCATGAAGGTAGAGCTGCAAATGCGTCCGGGATCGTCGGCCGCAAAGATAACGTTAGCTCCTAACGAGCAGGTTACCGCCGAAGGTGGTGCCATGATCGCCATGAGCCCCAACCTCCAGATGACCACCTCTACCCATACTAAGCAGTCGGGCGGCTTTATCCGCGGGCTTAAGCGCATGATATCGGGCGAGAGCTTCTTCCTCAACCACTACAACGGTGGTGCCCAAGGCGGCACCCTTTGGCTTGGCGCAACCCAAGCGGGTGATATGATGGTGCACGAACTCAATGGCGAGGGTATTATTGTACAGGGCGGCTCGTATGTAGCCAGTACCCCCGACATCAACATCGATAGCAGCTGGCAGGGGTTCAAGTCGCTCGTGTCGAAAGAGGCACTTTTCTGGCTTAAGGTAAGTGGTCGCGGAACCGTAGTGGTAAACTCGTTTGGCGCCATCTACCCCATAAAGGTAAACGGAGAGTACATTGTTGATACCGGGCATATCGTAGCCTTCGAGGAGAGCCTCAACTTCTCGCTTACCAAAGCGGGTAAGAGCTGGATGAGCTCCTTCTTAGGTGGCGAAGGGCTGGTGTGCAAGTTTAAGGGCAACGGAACCGTTTGGGTTCAGTCGCACAACTCATCGTCGTTTGGTTCGATACTTGGTCCAAAACTTAAACCTAGAAAGTAG
- a CDS encoding TIGR00266 family protein, with protein sequence MKLSIKGKPVFSYVEVELQPGEAFVAESDAMASMSAELDMSAKFNGGLFRGLIKKYFGGESLFVNHFTNNTSQPLRLELTQPTPGDMHVMELNGESFCIQRGGYIASEPGVKLGVKWAGFGSLIGGEGLFKLEVSGHGKVVFGAYGGLLEKEINGQFIVDTGHLVAYEPTMKLKPQLSGGIFSSFFGGEGFVTRVEGKGKIYLQTRNLAGLASWVNRNI encoded by the coding sequence ATGAAGCTAAGCATTAAAGGGAAGCCCGTGTTCTCCTACGTAGAGGTAGAACTGCAGCCGGGTGAGGCATTCGTGGCAGAGTCGGATGCTATGGCAAGCATGTCGGCCGAGCTCGACATGTCGGCCAAGTTTAACGGCGGCCTCTTTAGGGGGTTAATCAAGAAGTACTTCGGGGGCGAAAGCCTTTTCGTAAACCATTTCACCAACAACACCTCGCAGCCGCTAAGGCTGGAGCTTACCCAGCCTACCCCTGGCGATATGCACGTAATGGAGCTTAACGGCGAATCGTTTTGCATACAGCGTGGCGGGTATATCGCCTCGGAACCTGGCGTGAAGCTAGGCGTAAAGTGGGCAGGTTTTGGTTCGCTAATTGGGGGCGAAGGTCTCTTTAAGCTCGAGGTGTCGGGCCACGGCAAGGTGGTGTTTGGCGCCTATGGCGGGTTGCTCGAAAAGGAGATCAACGGCCAGTTTATTGTTGATACCGGGCACCTAGTTGCCTACGAGCCTACCATGAAGCTTAAGCCACAGCTCTCGGGCGGCATCTTCAGCAGCTTCTTTGGGGGCGAAGGCTTTGTAACCCGCGTAGAAGGGAAAGGAAAAATTTACCTGCAAACCCGCAACCTGGCAGGCCTTGCCTCGTGGGTAAACCGTAACATCTAG
- a CDS encoding M48 family metallopeptidase, whose product MDRKVYNGVLIHPDLKGGRCAGALTIDSFSVAFTANEMSFTLSLAEVRISAGGAGNRFVFFTSAQHPEVSIYTDDKSILKDEKIKGNPRFATDVRASKRIFRKLVIGSLSIIGAFVLLVLGLYLAKDSMVRGIANQVPVEWERKAGDQLFTTLTASHELVKNDSLKRVFLKAAQPLLSEVRREGFPVDIYFVKDGTVNAFALPGGKVVIQTGLIESAHSWEEVMGVLSHELAHVTHRHHIRGVINNVGLFAILSATLGDVSALAGTFANMGGELASLANSRSFEREADDAGWNYLVGASIDPRGMIRFFEVLQKKQTDLEKLPLSIISTHPDTKSRIADLKKKEAKLSKRFTPIAGCYDDFKRALCR is encoded by the coding sequence ATGGATAGGAAGGTATACAATGGGGTGCTCATTCACCCCGACCTCAAGGGTGGTCGCTGTGCTGGCGCGCTCACCATCGATTCGTTTTCCGTCGCTTTTACTGCCAATGAAATGAGCTTTACGCTTTCGCTAGCCGAGGTGCGCATCTCGGCAGGTGGTGCAGGCAACCGGTTTGTTTTCTTCACCTCGGCGCAGCATCCCGAGGTGTCAATCTACACCGACGATAAATCCATCCTAAAGGATGAAAAGATAAAGGGCAACCCACGCTTTGCCACCGATGTTAGGGCTTCGAAGAGGATTTTTCGGAAGCTCGTCATCGGCAGCCTATCTATTATAGGTGCTTTTGTGCTGCTGGTGCTTGGGCTATACCTCGCTAAGGATAGCATGGTGCGCGGTATCGCCAACCAGGTGCCGGTAGAGTGGGAGCGTAAAGCGGGCGATCAGCTCTTTACAACGCTTACCGCCAGCCACGAGCTGGTAAAGAACGACTCCCTAAAGCGGGTATTCCTTAAGGCTGCCCAACCTCTGCTAAGCGAGGTGCGCCGCGAGGGTTTTCCGGTGGATATCTACTTTGTAAAGGATGGCACTGTTAATGCCTTTGCCCTGCCAGGCGGCAAGGTGGTCATTCAAACCGGGCTTATAGAGAGCGCCCACTCGTGGGAGGAGGTTATGGGCGTGCTCTCGCACGAGCTGGCCCACGTAACCCATCGCCACCATATCCGTGGGGTGATAAACAACGTGGGGCTATTCGCCATCCTTTCGGCAACGCTGGGCGACGTTAGCGCGCTAGCCGGCACCTTTGCCAACATGGGCGGCGAGCTGGCCTCGCTGGCCAACAGCCGCTCGTTCGAGCGCGAAGCCGACGACGCGGGGTGGAACTACCTGGTTGGTGCCAGCATTGATCCTAGGGGGATGATCCGCTTCTTCGAGGTTCTGCAGAAGAAGCAAACCGATCTGGAGAAGCTACCGCTCTCCATCATCTCCACCCATCCCGATACGAAGAGCCGAATAGCGGATCTTAAGAAGAAGGAGGCTAAGCTGTCGAAGCGCTTTACCCCCATCGCGGGCTGCTACGACGACTTTAAGCGTGCCCTTTGCCGTTAG
- a CDS encoding histidine phosphatase family protein — MKMLYILRHAKASSDAEYADIDRPLKPSGIRDAYILGNELEHRKLQVDYIAVSNATRALQTASIVARAAELPFETLRVIPNLYLSSYSETLAYIRQLPDNAASVMLVGHNPELSYLCEKLLNENHLELPTCGFMAFSVTADSWSEVSSTNTKEEFHIFPK; from the coding sequence ATGAAGATGCTGTACATCCTTCGGCATGCCAAAGCAAGCAGCGATGCCGAATACGCCGACATCGACCGACCGCTTAAGCCTAGCGGCATACGGGATGCCTACATTCTGGGCAATGAGCTGGAGCATCGGAAGCTTCAGGTCGACTACATTGCGGTAAGCAACGCTACGCGCGCCCTGCAAACCGCCTCGATAGTGGCACGTGCAGCAGAGCTCCCGTTCGAGACGCTGAGGGTTATCCCCAACCTGTACCTCTCCAGCTACAGCGAAACGCTGGCGTACATCAGGCAGCTCCCCGACAACGCTGCCTCGGTAATGCTTGTTGGGCACAACCCCGAGCTTTCGTACCTTTGCGAAAAGCTGCTCAACGAAAACCATCTCGAGCTACCCACCTGTGGCTTTATGGCATTTAGCGTCACTGCCGACAGCTGGAGCGAGGTAAGCAGTACGAATACAAAAGAAGAGTTCCATATATTTCCTAAGTAA
- a CDS encoding RNA degradosome polyphosphate kinase, with protein MADKVLKNINREVSWLAFDQRVLQEAQDRTVPLIERVRFLGIFSNNMDEFFRVRVATLRRLTEFEKKTKDYYGESPRKTLSRISELTKQSQEKFEEIFNELTAELRTHNVYLINEGDLSPEQHTYVKDFFRTNIRYLLSPIMLNHVDRIPQLNDKSIYLAIKCSNEEHPKKDFALIEIPSDASRFVVLPDHNTKKFVILLDDVIRANLAEVFKILPYDKFEAYTIKITRDAEMDVDNDLTESLLEKVSKGIKNRKKGEPVRLVYDREIPRDLLKFLTNKLGVDRGDTLIAGGRYHNFKDFMSFPNLLGDEFVNPPLPPLNVRTFDKCQSMTEEIEKKDRFLHYPFQDFAYFIRLLREAALDPDVVSIKVSLYRVAFESKVVRALINAAENGKKVTAMVELRARFDEKSNIYWSQRMEEVGINVLFGQPGFKVHSKILLITKKSGKKTTRIAAISTGNFHEGNAALYTDFTLLTAQKDITLEIDHAFRFIESPYYTHSYKHLLVSPHGMRKKLVCLINEEIKNAKSGKEGFIFCKVNNLVDEGIVDKLYEASCAGVKIKLIVRSMCSLIPGIPGKSENIEITSIVDRFLEHSRIFIFGNDGDPKYYISSADWMTRNLDFRVEVAAPIYDKDIQRELRNIMEYTLRDNQKSRVVDANLKNEYRTEPNAPQFRSQIELYRYYSQLEY; from the coding sequence ATGGCAGATAAAGTATTGAAGAACATAAATAGGGAGGTTAGCTGGCTCGCATTCGACCAGCGCGTGCTGCAGGAGGCACAGGATAGGACGGTGCCGCTGATAGAGCGCGTCCGCTTCCTGGGCATCTTCTCGAATAACATGGACGAGTTCTTCCGCGTTCGGGTGGCTACCCTGCGCAGGCTAACCGAGTTCGAGAAGAAAACGAAGGACTACTACGGCGAAAGCCCCCGAAAAACGCTAAGCCGGATATCGGAGCTTACCAAGCAATCGCAGGAGAAGTTCGAGGAGATATTCAACGAGCTTACGGCGGAGCTGCGCACCCACAACGTTTACCTCATCAACGAGGGCGACCTCAGCCCCGAGCAGCATACCTACGTTAAGGACTTCTTTAGAACCAACATCCGCTACCTGCTGAGCCCCATCATGCTCAACCATGTCGACCGGATACCGCAGCTCAACGACAAGTCGATCTACCTCGCCATAAAGTGCTCGAACGAGGAGCACCCCAAGAAGGACTTTGCCCTGATAGAAATACCTTCGGATGCCTCGCGCTTCGTTGTTCTGCCCGACCATAACACCAAGAAGTTCGTCATTCTCCTTGACGATGTCATCCGCGCCAACCTTGCCGAGGTCTTCAAGATACTGCCCTACGACAAGTTCGAGGCCTACACCATTAAGATAACCCGCGATGCGGAGATGGATGTGGACAACGACCTTACCGAAAGCCTCCTCGAAAAGGTATCCAAGGGGATAAAGAACCGCAAGAAGGGTGAACCGGTACGCCTCGTATACGACAGGGAGATCCCCCGCGACCTCCTAAAGTTCCTCACCAACAAGCTGGGTGTCGACCGTGGCGATACGCTTATTGCCGGCGGACGCTACCACAACTTTAAGGATTTCATGAGCTTTCCCAACCTGCTTGGCGACGAGTTCGTAAACCCACCGCTTCCCCCGCTTAACGTACGCACCTTCGACAAGTGCCAAAGCATGACCGAGGAGATCGAGAAGAAGGATCGGTTCCTCCACTACCCGTTCCAGGACTTCGCCTACTTCATCCGCCTGCTCCGCGAGGCAGCGCTCGACCCCGATGTGGTAAGCATCAAGGTGTCGCTCTACCGCGTAGCCTTCGAGTCGAAGGTGGTCCGTGCGCTCATCAACGCCGCCGAAAACGGCAAAAAGGTTACCGCCATGGTGGAGCTGCGCGCCCGCTTCGACGAGAAATCGAACATCTACTGGTCGCAGCGCATGGAGGAGGTGGGCATCAACGTGCTCTTCGGGCAGCCCGGGTTTAAGGTGCACAGCAAGATCCTGCTCATCACCAAGAAATCGGGCAAGAAAACCACCCGCATTGCCGCCATCAGCACGGGCAACTTCCACGAAGGCAATGCCGCGCTGTACACCGACTTTACGCTGCTTACCGCCCAAAAGGATATCACCCTCGAGATCGACCATGCCTTTAGGTTTATCGAGAGCCCCTACTACACGCACAGCTACAAGCACCTGCTCGTATCGCCGCACGGCATGCGCAAGAAGCTGGTCTGCCTCATCAACGAGGAGATTAAGAACGCCAAGAGCGGCAAGGAGGGCTTCATCTTCTGCAAGGTGAACAACCTTGTTGATGAGGGAATCGTCGACAAGCTCTACGAGGCGAGCTGCGCAGGGGTAAAGATTAAGCTGATCGTGCGAAGCATGTGCTCGCTAATTCCGGGCATCCCGGGCAAGAGCGAGAACATCGAAATTACCAGCATCGTCGATCGATTCCTCGAGCACTCGCGCATCTTCATCTTCGGCAACGACGGCGATCCCAAGTACTACATCTCCTCCGCCGACTGGATGACCCGCAACCTCGACTTCCGCGTCGAGGTAGCCGCACCAATCTACGACAAGGATATCCAGCGCGAGCTGCGCAACATCATGGAGTATACGCTAAGAGACAACCAGAAGTCCAGAGTTGTTGATGCCAACCTAAAGAACGAGTACCGAACCGAACCCAACGCGCCCCAGTTTAGGTCGCAAATAGAGCTTTACCGCTACTACAGCCAACTCGAATACTAA
- a CDS encoding Ppx/GppA family phosphatase, with product MNLLKFAAIDIGSNAMRLLITNVIENDGEVIYKKASLTRGPLRLGFEAFEKGNIGTENEQKLVHLMKAYKHLMIVNDVIGYRACATSAMRDAKNGAEIVRLIKEKTNIDIEIIDGREEAQIIYDSHIADMLEPKKNYLYVDLGGGSTEMTLLVNGKLEKSRSFNIGTLRLLNKSVDKKEWDQMHLWLDSMTEKYGKIEIIGSGGNINKLYKLAGTKIGQPLSRVKLMAVAKQLAEISVEERIIQFGLNPDRADVIVPASEVFLMASRWVDAKNIYVPVIGVADGIIRSLYADYKKGMPIKNVLNK from the coding sequence ATGAATTTACTGAAGTTTGCCGCCATCGACATCGGATCCAACGCCATGCGCCTCCTCATCACCAACGTTATCGAGAACGATGGCGAGGTTATCTACAAAAAGGCGTCGCTCACCCGAGGCCCTCTCCGGCTCGGCTTCGAAGCGTTCGAGAAGGGTAATATAGGCACAGAGAACGAGCAAAAGCTGGTACACTTGATGAAGGCCTACAAGCACCTGATGATTGTAAACGACGTTATTGGCTACCGAGCCTGCGCAACATCGGCCATGCGCGATGCCAAGAATGGCGCCGAGATCGTTAGGTTGATAAAGGAAAAGACCAACATCGATATCGAGATCATCGACGGCAGAGAGGAAGCCCAGATCATATACGACAGCCACATTGCCGATATGCTCGAACCCAAAAAGAACTACCTCTACGTAGACCTTGGCGGAGGCAGCACCGAGATGACGCTTCTGGTGAATGGCAAGCTCGAAAAGTCGCGCTCCTTCAACATCGGCACCCTCCGCCTTCTCAACAAGAGTGTCGACAAAAAGGAGTGGGACCAAATGCATTTGTGGCTCGACAGCATGACCGAAAAGTACGGAAAGATCGAGATCATCGGGTCGGGAGGCAACATCAACAAGCTCTACAAGCTAGCTGGCACCAAGATCGGTCAGCCGTTAAGCAGGGTTAAGCTCATGGCGGTAGCTAAACAACTCGCCGAGATTTCTGTTGAAGAGCGAATAATTCAGTTTGGGCTTAACCCCGACAGAGCCGACGTAATAGTCCCCGCCTCCGAGGTCTTCCTCATGGCCAGCCGGTGGGTCGATGCTAAAAACATCTACGTACCCGTCATTGGCGTTGCCGATGGCATCATCCGCAGCCTTTACGCCGACTACAAGAAGGGGATGCCCATAAAGAACGTACTAAACAAGTAA
- a CDS encoding DUF2721 domain-containing protein: MELTLTTPALLFPAISLLLLAYTSRFLHLAQLTRNLYSEYHNNPDKLLLLQLKNLRKRINIIRNMQVLGSAGFLCSVICMFFLFQSWMIAAKLIFSASLGLLIISLALSVWELYISVHALNFQLYDMENLLDKTDEKE; the protein is encoded by the coding sequence ATGGAGCTAACCCTCACCACCCCAGCCCTGCTTTTCCCGGCCATCTCGCTGCTGCTACTGGCCTACACCAGCCGCTTCCTACACCTGGCGCAGCTCACCCGCAACCTCTACTCCGAGTACCACAACAACCCCGATAAGCTGCTCCTGCTGCAGCTGAAGAACCTCCGCAAGCGCATTAACATCATCCGCAACATGCAGGTACTAGGCAGTGCCGGCTTCCTTTGCAGCGTAATCTGCATGTTCTTCCTTTTTCAAAGCTGGATGATTGCCGCTAAGCTCATCTTCTCGGCGAGCCTTGGCCTTCTGATTATTTCTCTTGCCTTATCGGTATGGGAGCTGTACATATCCGTACACGCCCTCAACTTCCAGCTGTACGATATGGAGAACTTGTTGGATAAAACCGATGAAAAGGAATGA